In Stenotrophomonas sp. ASS1, the following proteins share a genomic window:
- a CDS encoding DEAD/DEAH box helicase: MAYELAKRTADAEQKLATRDGLPARDGALLSARLQRRYQDRITGSFAIPGREGRYAPIPGSVPPALAAALKSRGIEQLYSHQAQAWEASQRGEHVAIVTPTASGKSLCYTLPVVSAAMQDKAKALYLFPTKALAQDQVAELLELNRAGDLGVKAFTFDGDTPGDARQAIRLHGDIVVSNPDMLHQAILPHHTKWAQFFENLRYIVIDEVHTYRGVFGSHVTNVLRRLKRICAFYGVQPQFILCSATIGNPQAHAEALIEAPVTAITESGAPSGPKQVLLWNPPVINPDLGLRASARSQSNRIARIAIKSGLKTLVFAQTRLMVEVLTKYLKDIFDHDPRKPPRIRAYRGGYLPTERRETERAMRAGNIDGIVSTSALELGVDIGSLDVVILNGYPGSVAATWQRFGRAGRRQQPALGVMVASSQPLDQYVVRHPDFFAEASPEHARIAPDQPLILFDHIRCAAFELPFRVGDGFGPIDPEVFLEALAETEVIHREGERWEWIADSYPANAVSLRAVADGNFVVVDRSDGRQQIIAEVDYSAAALTLYEGAIHMVQSTPYQVETLDWDGRKAYVTRTHVDYYTDSIDFTKLKVLDRFDGGVAGRGDSHHGEVHVVRRVAGYKKIRYYTHENIGYGPVNLPDQELHTTAVWWQLPQALLLRAFASKQDALDGFLGAAYALHIVATVAVMADARDLQKSVGNGDGSWFAIADQSGRGQLRGSEGDPGVVELLQEFVPTVYLYDNFPGGVGLSEPLWQRQAELVQRARELVQRCDCKAGCPACVGPVLAAQEEDDTSPRALALRVLDLFDGEACRHVPDVVVTTRDPMELLAP; this comes from the coding sequence ATGGCTTACGAACTCGCCAAGCGCACCGCCGATGCCGAGCAGAAGCTCGCCACCCGCGACGGCCTGCCCGCCCGCGATGGCGCCCTGCTCAGTGCGCGCCTGCAGCGCCGCTACCAGGACCGCATCACCGGCAGCTTCGCCATTCCCGGCCGCGAGGGCCGCTACGCGCCCATTCCCGGTTCGGTGCCACCGGCCCTGGCCGCCGCCCTGAAGTCGCGCGGCATCGAACAGCTCTACAGCCACCAGGCCCAAGCGTGGGAGGCCAGCCAGCGCGGCGAGCACGTGGCCATCGTCACCCCCACCGCCAGCGGCAAGTCGCTGTGCTACACCCTGCCGGTGGTCAGCGCGGCGATGCAGGACAAGGCCAAGGCGCTGTACCTGTTCCCGACCAAGGCACTGGCCCAGGACCAGGTAGCCGAGCTGCTGGAACTCAACCGCGCCGGCGATCTGGGCGTAAAGGCCTTCACCTTCGATGGCGACACTCCCGGCGATGCGCGCCAGGCCATCCGCCTGCACGGCGACATCGTGGTGTCCAACCCGGACATGCTGCACCAGGCGATCCTGCCGCATCACACCAAGTGGGCGCAGTTCTTCGAGAACCTGCGCTACATCGTCATCGACGAAGTGCACACCTATCGTGGCGTGTTCGGCAGCCACGTCACCAACGTGCTGCGCCGGCTCAAGCGCATCTGCGCGTTCTACGGCGTGCAACCGCAGTTCATCCTGTGCTCGGCCACCATCGGCAACCCGCAGGCGCATGCCGAGGCGCTGATCGAGGCACCGGTCACCGCCATCACCGAATCCGGCGCGCCCAGCGGACCCAAGCAGGTGCTGCTGTGGAACCCGCCGGTGATCAATCCGGACCTGGGCCTGCGCGCCTCGGCACGCTCGCAGAGCAACCGCATCGCGCGCATCGCGATCAAGTCCGGGCTGAAGACCCTGGTGTTCGCGCAGACCCGCTTGATGGTCGAGGTGCTGACCAAGTACCTGAAGGACATCTTCGACCACGACCCGCGCAAGCCGCCGCGCATCCGCGCCTACCGTGGCGGCTACCTGCCCACCGAGCGCCGCGAGACCGAGCGTGCGATGCGCGCCGGCAACATCGACGGCATCGTCAGCACCTCGGCGCTGGAGCTGGGCGTGGATATCGGCAGCCTGGACGTGGTCATCCTCAACGGCTACCCCGGCAGCGTGGCCGCCACCTGGCAGCGCTTCGGCCGCGCCGGCCGCCGCCAGCAGCCCGCACTGGGGGTGATGGTGGCCAGCTCGCAGCCGCTGGACCAGTACGTGGTGCGGCATCCGGACTTCTTCGCCGAGGCTTCGCCCGAGCACGCGCGCATCGCGCCGGACCAGCCACTGATCCTGTTCGACCACATCCGCTGCGCAGCCTTCGAGCTGCCGTTCCGGGTCGGCGATGGCTTCGGCCCGATCGACCCGGAAGTGTTCCTGGAAGCGCTGGCCGAAACCGAGGTGATCCATCGCGAAGGCGAACGCTGGGAATGGATTGCCGACAGCTATCCGGCCAACGCGGTCAGCTTGCGCGCGGTGGCCGACGGCAACTTCGTGGTGGTCGATCGCAGCGATGGCCGCCAGCAGATCATCGCCGAGGTCGACTATTCCGCTGCCGCACTCACCCTGTATGAAGGTGCCATCCACATGGTGCAGTCCACGCCCTACCAGGTGGAGACGCTCGACTGGGACGGCCGCAAGGCCTATGTCACCCGCACGCATGTGGATTACTACACCGACAGCATCGACTTCACCAAGCTCAAGGTACTGGACCGCTTCGACGGCGGCGTGGCCGGCCGTGGTGATTCGCATCATGGCGAAGTGCACGTGGTACGCCGCGTGGCTGGCTACAAGAAGATCCGCTACTACACCCACGAGAACATCGGCTACGGCCCGGTGAACCTGCCCGACCAGGAACTGCACACCACTGCGGTGTGGTGGCAGCTGCCGCAGGCGCTGCTGCTGCGCGCGTTCGCCAGCAAGCAGGATGCGCTGGATGGCTTCCTCGGCGCCGCGTATGCGCTGCACATCGTCGCCACCGTAGCGGTGATGGCCGATGCGCGTGACCTGCAGAAGTCGGTCGGCAACGGCGATGGTTCCTGGTTCGCGATCGCCGACCAGAGCGGCCGCGGCCAGCTGCGCGGCAGCGAAGGTGATCCTGGTGTGGTGGAACTGCTGCAGGAGTTCGTACCCACCGTGTATCTGTACGACAACTTCCCCGGCGGCGTCGGCCTGAGCGAACCGCTGTGGCAGCGCCAGGCCGAGCTGGTGCAGCGCGCGCGCGAACTGGTGCAGCGCTGCGAC
- a CDS encoding BatA domain-containing protein, protein MSLLFPLGLAALAAWLLPLLIHLARRHPYTPLDFAALRWLRAQIRPRQRIRFDDWPLLLVRLLLLAALALLLARPALTGPAPAPTAWTVVAPGLDATALRGTAEAGNWHWLAPGFPAIDQAPPATSASLPSLLRELDAQLPVGTALTVHVPDPLPGLDGARLQLSREVQWRPQPMPVTAQPRAATSPRLRVHSDASAAAQHWLNALQRAWGVQAPLAPLVADALPERGEIGVWSRNDALPANWQAWLRDGGSVLIATKPATEAQVLLRSAEGVPLLWQQRVGLGRLLSLPGDWDAASNTALRDPQLPRSLLLALQPPPSPRVGDAQDQAPRQIALPAAASPVREPTAWLLLAIVLLFALERWMASSARRRAIA, encoded by the coding sequence GTGAGCCTGCTGTTCCCACTGGGGCTGGCAGCGCTGGCCGCGTGGCTGCTGCCACTGCTGATCCACCTCGCCCGCCGCCATCCGTACACACCGCTGGATTTCGCCGCGCTGCGCTGGCTGCGCGCACAGATCCGGCCACGCCAGCGCATCCGCTTCGATGACTGGCCGTTGCTGCTGGTGCGCCTGCTGTTGCTGGCCGCGCTGGCCTTGTTGCTGGCACGGCCTGCGTTGACCGGGCCTGCACCAGCCCCCACTGCGTGGACGGTCGTTGCTCCAGGGCTGGACGCGACCGCTCTGCGCGGCACCGCCGAAGCGGGCAACTGGCACTGGCTGGCGCCCGGCTTCCCGGCCATTGATCAGGCGCCACCTGCAACCAGCGCATCCCTGCCCAGCCTGCTGCGCGAACTGGACGCGCAGCTGCCCGTTGGCACCGCATTGACCGTGCACGTTCCCGATCCCCTGCCCGGCCTGGACGGCGCACGCCTGCAGCTGTCGCGCGAGGTACAGTGGCGCCCGCAGCCGATGCCGGTCACTGCGCAACCGCGTGCCGCAACGTCGCCGCGCCTTCGCGTGCACAGCGATGCTTCGGCCGCTGCCCAGCACTGGTTGAATGCACTGCAGCGCGCGTGGGGCGTGCAGGCGCCGCTCGCTCCTCTGGTGGCGGATGCCCTGCCCGAACGCGGCGAGATCGGCGTATGGAGCCGCAACGACGCACTGCCGGCGAACTGGCAGGCCTGGCTGCGCGACGGCGGCAGTGTGCTGATCGCCACCAAGCCCGCCACGGAAGCCCAGGTCCTGCTGCGCAGCGCCGAAGGCGTGCCGCTGTTGTGGCAGCAACGTGTCGGCCTTGGCCGCCTGCTGTCACTACCGGGTGATTGGGATGCCGCCAGCAACACCGCGCTGCGCGATCCACAGCTGCCGCGTTCCCTGCTGCTGGCCCTGCAGCCGCCGCCGTCGCCACGCGTGGGCGATGCACAGGACCAGGCGCCGCGCCAGATTGCACTGCCCGCCGCAGCATCGCCGGTGCGTGAGCCCACGGCGTGGCTTCTGCTGGCAATCGTGCTGCTGTTCGCACTGGAACGCTGGATGGCCAGCAGCGCGCGGCGCAGGGCGATCGCATGA
- a CDS encoding DUF58 domain-containing protein yields the protein MNAGTSLTLPPELRARLRLLRLRPRLASGASGIGQHASRSRGAGLEFAQYRAYEPGDELRQIDWKLYARSDRFFVRESERESPITVWLLLDATASAGQADRAAPERTRLDHMRGVAACLVELALQQGDRFGLLAINADGLQLVPAASGARQRDRVHLQLHALQARGGWPAADRLRPLWERVRPGDLLLAVGDGFDEACIALLEQLASARREVALLQILTADERDFPFDAGHRFRDPETGEELLGDGAAIRADYLQRFADARSALQSRLQASGIASAAGWLDQPLDQPLQALFGRGSDA from the coding sequence GTGAACGCTGGTACGTCGTTGACCCTGCCACCCGAACTGCGCGCGCGCCTGCGCCTGCTGCGGTTGCGGCCGCGCCTGGCCAGCGGTGCGAGCGGCATCGGCCAGCACGCCAGCCGCAGCCGCGGTGCCGGTCTCGAATTCGCCCAGTACCGGGCCTACGAGCCCGGGGACGAACTGCGTCAGATCGACTGGAAGCTGTACGCCCGCTCGGACCGCTTCTTCGTACGCGAATCCGAACGCGAAAGCCCGATCACGGTCTGGCTGCTGCTCGATGCCACCGCTTCGGCCGGTCAGGCCGACCGCGCGGCGCCGGAACGCACGCGCTTGGACCACATGCGCGGCGTTGCCGCCTGCCTGGTCGAACTGGCCCTTCAGCAGGGCGACCGTTTCGGCCTGCTGGCGATCAATGCCGATGGACTGCAGCTGGTGCCCGCAGCGAGCGGCGCACGCCAACGTGACCGCGTGCACCTTCAACTTCATGCGCTGCAGGCGCGCGGTGGCTGGCCTGCGGCCGATCGCCTGCGCCCGCTGTGGGAGCGCGTGCGTCCGGGCGACCTGCTGCTGGCAGTTGGCGACGGCTTCGACGAAGCCTGCATCGCGCTGCTGGAACAACTGGCCAGCGCGCGCCGCGAAGTGGCCCTGCTGCAGATCCTGACTGCCGACGAACGCGACTTCCCGTTCGACGCCGGCCACCGCTTCCGCGACCCGGAGACCGGCGAGGAACTGCTGGGCGATGGCGCGGCGATCCGCGCCGACTACCTGCAACGCTTCGCCGACGCACGCAGCGCATTGCAGTCGCGGCTGCAGGCCAGCGGGATTGCCAGCGCAGCCGGCTGGCTCGACCAACCGCTGGACCAGCCGCTGCAGGCGCTGTTCGGTCGCGGGAGCGACGCGTGA
- a CDS encoding MoxR family ATPase: MTTADLDSLLPRLHDLRAALARAVVGQNTVVEQLLIGLLAGGHCLLEGAPGLGKTLLVRSLGQALELQFRRVQFTPDLMPSDILGTELLEEDHGTGHRHFRFQQGPIFTHLLLADELNRTPPKTQAALLEAMQERTVSYAGTTYPLPAPFFVLATQNPIEQAGTYPLPEAQLDRFLLHVLVDYPSEDEERQILEQTTGGATDAVPKVMDAEAVIALQAAVRQVHVSPDVLTWITRLVRASRPGEGAPAAINQWVKWGAGPRAGQSLVLAAKARALLQGRFAATREDVQALAAPVMRHRLLLSFAAEAEQKRADDVVAALLQAVPFPG; this comes from the coding sequence ATGACCACCGCTGACCTCGACTCCCTGCTGCCGCGTCTGCACGATCTGCGCGCTGCGCTCGCACGCGCGGTGGTGGGCCAGAACACCGTGGTCGAACAGCTGCTGATCGGCCTGCTGGCCGGGGGCCACTGCCTGCTGGAAGGCGCCCCGGGGCTGGGCAAGACCCTGCTGGTGCGCTCGCTCGGGCAGGCGCTGGAACTGCAGTTCCGGCGCGTGCAGTTCACCCCGGACCTGATGCCCAGCGACATCCTCGGCACCGAGCTGCTGGAGGAAGACCACGGCACCGGCCATCGCCACTTCCGTTTCCAGCAGGGCCCGATCTTCACCCACCTGCTGCTCGCAGACGAACTCAACCGCACCCCGCCGAAGACCCAGGCCGCGCTGCTGGAAGCGATGCAGGAACGTACCGTCAGCTACGCAGGCACCACGTATCCACTGCCTGCACCGTTCTTCGTGCTGGCCACGCAGAACCCGATCGAGCAGGCCGGCACCTACCCGCTGCCGGAAGCACAGCTGGACCGCTTCCTCCTGCACGTGCTGGTGGATTACCCGAGCGAGGACGAAGAGCGGCAGATCCTGGAACAGACCACCGGCGGTGCCACCGACGCGGTACCGAAGGTGATGGATGCCGAAGCGGTGATCGCGCTGCAGGCCGCAGTACGCCAGGTGCATGTCAGCCCTGATGTGCTGACCTGGATCACCCGCCTGGTGCGCGCCAGCCGCCCAGGCGAAGGCGCACCCGCGGCGATCAACCAGTGGGTGAAGTGGGGTGCGGGCCCGCGCGCCGGGCAGTCGCTGGTGCTGGCGGCGAAGGCACGCGCACTGCTGCAGGGCCGCTTCGCCGCCACCCGCGAGGATGTGCAGGCACTGGCCGCACCGGTGATGCGCCATCGCCTGCTGCTGTCGTTCGCCGCCGAGGCCGAGCAGAAGCGTGCCGACGACGTGGTCGCCGCCCTGCTGCAGGCCGTGCCGTTCCCGGGTTGA